One window of Trifolium pratense cultivar HEN17-A07 linkage group LG5, ARS_RC_1.1, whole genome shotgun sequence genomic DNA carries:
- the LOC123883705 gene encoding uncharacterized protein LOC123883705 yields the protein MTSLAGSGEPPLPPPGGGGDLGGHGSDPPTRGQGKRLAHRDLKRRTVYNCNLTSMPRRLNPDGTEVPLVLDPEEETRVDDEINPADLLAPREFLLVDRFGRPIIMPYLDDFQPQKAASTSISAAIEKNFHQPWLSWKEIKKDKIAWESFWNTFRVKCTWMTQLDQTMIKIFDRKCSKRLSTLLSKARDSGKKPDWIGENAWPGLQEKWGTTDYKKKCEQAVANKASNSRGGSIHRGGQTSGASFRAQFFQDNERDPTMLDVHEYFHKKPDGTWDTVEAARVQREMEQFEENFNAQQNALPPSEQATEEVRDTIMLDQFVEVADGMKKKRLRGQGNASSLVIRTPMGYRLDPSSTLSNVCSSSYTARSHAAVNFEEMERRLKADNDARVQAEVASQLKSHLDTMRSQLRAETMENMDLIIQRTLSQHDIRGQQYQRQPQQQNSQNMPARHSTYTSSNPHQQHQRYVPQMPSRHSSVQETSRFQPMSFQSNSSSLQESGGSSRFVGQTSNQSLTYQELAYRPTVDFNKSTSQIPPFNAANLTNNMINEEFISDFLPPFDNQGVN from the exons ATGACGTCTTTAGCCGGATCAGGAGAGCCACCCTTACCTCCACCTGGTGGTGGTGGAGACTTAGGTGGGCATGGGTCAGACCCACCTACACGTGGACAGGGTAAAAGGCTTGCACACCGCGACCTCAAGCGTAGAACGGTGTACAACTGCAATTTGACGTCTATGCCCCGTCGCCTTAACCCAGATGGTACCGAGGTACCACTTGTTCTTGATCCAGAGGAAGAAACACGTGTAGATGATGAAATCAATCCTGCTGATCTTTTGGCTCCTAGAGAGTTTCTTTTAGTGGACAGATTTGGTAGACCTATCATCATGCCTTACTTAGATGA TTTCCAACCACAAAAAGCCGCCTCGACATCCATCAGTGCAGCGATTGAGAAAAACTTCCATCAACCATGGCTTTCATGGAAAGAGATTAAAAAGGATAAGATTGCCTGGGAGTCGTTTTGGAATACTTTTCGT GTAAAATGCACTTGGATGACACAATTAGACCAAACGATGATTAAAATATTCGACCGGAAATGTTCAAAGAGGTTGTCAACTTTGTTATCTAAGGCGCGTGATTCAGGAAAAAAACCTGACTGGATTGGTGAAAACGCTTGGCCTGGTTTGCAAGAAAAATGGGGCACCACtgattataagaaaaaatgtgAACAGGCGGTGGCAAATAAAGCGTCTAATAGTAGAGGAGGGAGCATCCACAGGGGTGGACAAACATCTGGTGCTTCATTTCGTGCTCAATTTTTCCAAGATAATGAACGTGATCCAACAATGTTAGACGTGCATGAGTACTTCCATAAAAAACCTGACGGGACATGGGATACAGTAGAAGCGGCACGAGTACAG AGGGAGATGGAACAGTTTGAAGAAAATTTTAATGCTCAACAAAATGCTCTTCCACCTAGTGAGCAGGCTACTGAAGAGGTTAGAGACACAATAATGCTGGACCAATTTGTCGAGGTTGCTGACGGGATGAAAAAAAAACGTCTAAGGGGGCAAGGCAATGCATCTTCATTGGTGATAAGGACCCCGATGGGATATAGACTTGATCCTAGCTCCACTCTTAGTAATGTATGCTCGAGTAGTTATACGGCTCGATCTCATGCAGCTGTCAATTTTGAAGAGATGGAACGCCGACTCAAAGCTGACAATGATGCTCGGGTTCAAGCCGAGGTTGCATCTCAGCTCAAATCTCATCTCGACACAATGAGGTCGCAGCTCCGAGCTGAAACAATGGAGAACATGGATTTAATTattcaaaggacactttcacAACACGATATTCGGGGACAACAATATCAACGCCAACCACAACAGCAAAACTCCCAAAATATGCCTGCTCGCCACTCAACATATACCAGCTCGAATCCTCATCAGCAACACCAGCGATACGTGCCGCAGATGCCATCTCGCCACTCATCAGTTCAGGAGACCTCGCGATTTCAGCCTATGTCATTTCAAAGCAATTCATCATCACTTCAAGAGTCTGGCGGCAGTTCTCGATTTGTAGGCCAAACGTCTAATCAAAGCTTGACATATCAGGAACTCGCCTATCGGCCTACTGTTGATTTCAATAAATCGACGAGTCAAATCCCACCATTTAATGCTGCCAATCTCACAAATAATATGATCAATGAAGAATTTATTTCAGACTTTCTTCCCCCTTTTGACAATCAAGGTGTAAATTAG